One genomic window of Glycine soja cultivar W05 chromosome 9, ASM419377v2, whole genome shotgun sequence includes the following:
- the LOC114367864 gene encoding pollen-specific leucine-rich repeat extensin-like protein 1: MAEKVTIMKLKVDLECEKCYKKVKKLLGKYPQIRDQKFDEKENIVFITVVCCSPEKIRDKLCYKGGGSIKSIEILEPPKPKPAGPEKKEAEKPKAEPEKKKDPEKPKADPPKAEKPKTEPEKKKDGGGEKPKEEPEKKKDGGEKPKPGPEKPKDKPTPAPLPVQPHIAAPMAVPVGMLYAPPPCYGGRPVGPGYEYGGPMLCYDGYYARPVYDSYSGGRPCYGNRCDQYFSEENPQGCTIM; encoded by the exons ATGGCTGAAAAG GTGACCATCATGAAACTCAAGGTTGATCTTGAGTGTGAGAAATGCTACAAGAAGGTTAAGAAACTTCTCGGCAAGTACCCTC AAATTCGGGACCAGAAGTTCGATGAGAAGGAAAACATTGTGTTCATCACAGTGGTGTGTTGCAGCCCAGAGAAGATAAGAGACAAGCTTTGCTACAAAGGTGGAGGCTCAATCAAAAGCATTGAGATACTGGAACCGCCCAAGCCCAAGCCCGCCGGGCCCGAGAAGAAGGAGGCCGAGAAACCCAAGGCCGAGCCCGAGAAAAAGAAAGACCCAGAGAAGCCTAAAGCAGACCCTCCCAAAGCCGAAAAGCCCAAGACCGAGCCCGAGAAAAAGAAGGACGGTGGTGGCGAGAAGCCCAAGGAAGAGCCCGAAAAAAAGAAGGACGGTGGGGAGAAGCCTAAGCCCGGGCCCGAGAAGCCCAAGGATAAGCCAACACCCGCGCCGTTACCTGTGCAGCCACATATAGCGGCACCGATGGCGGTCCCAGTTGGGATGCTCTATGCTCCTCCTCCGTGCTACGGAGGCAGGCCCGTTGGGCCTGGCTACGAGTACGGTGGGCCCATGCTCTGTTACGACGGTTACTATGCAAGGCCCGTTTACGATAGTTACAGTGGAGGCAGACCCTGTTATGGGAACCGTTGTGATCAATATTTCAGCGAAGAGAATCCACAAGGATGCACAATTATGTGA